The Pirellulales bacterium genome contains a region encoding:
- a CDS encoding 6-phosphofructokinase: MMTSLSRPPAVPTPIRRAAILFAGGPAPAANAVISTAAVSFLRNNIQVVGVLHGYSRLVEYTPDHPLSLGRDYLVIDHKMLKRTRNTQGIMIGTARANPGKHVSHPSHLKDPERTAPLKAVYDALRSLDVDALVSIGGDDTLKTANKFKAFQEQLPAGSPRIPVVHVPKTIDNDYMGIDFTFGYFTAVEFLAGEVRNLLADAEATRSYFLTETMGRSAGWLAYGAAIAGEASLVISVEDVIGKYRDEEETTDAETGEKSVRAVMKVEEVVKRIVATMRVREEAENKDFGVIVLAEGLAEYLPNKYLEGIERDEHGHIAISKVNLGKMFSRLVMDEFKRQTGRKRKVTGLQLGYETRCAKPHAFDVMLGSQLGVGAYRALVERSLNGVMVSVSGQLELHYVPFDKLVDPETLVTVVRYVNPQSDFHKLARFLETFVND; the protein is encoded by the coding sequence ATGATGACCAGTCTTTCTCGTCCGCCCGCGGTACCGACGCCGATCCGTCGCGCCGCGATCCTGTTTGCCGGGGGGCCCGCGCCCGCAGCCAACGCCGTGATTTCCACGGCGGCCGTCTCGTTCTTGCGAAACAACATCCAGGTCGTGGGCGTCCTCCACGGCTATTCCCGGTTGGTCGAGTACACGCCCGACCACCCGTTGTCCTTGGGGCGCGACTATCTGGTGATTGACCACAAGATGCTCAAGCGCACGCGCAACACGCAGGGCATCATGATCGGCACGGCCCGGGCCAATCCCGGCAAGCATGTGTCGCACCCGTCCCACTTAAAGGACCCCGAACGCACGGCGCCGTTAAAGGCCGTTTACGACGCGCTGCGCTCGCTCGACGTCGATGCCTTGGTTTCGATCGGTGGCGACGACACGCTGAAGACCGCGAACAAGTTCAAGGCGTTTCAGGAGCAACTGCCGGCGGGCAGCCCGCGAATTCCGGTCGTGCACGTGCCCAAGACAATCGACAACGACTACATGGGCATCGATTTCACGTTCGGCTATTTCACTGCCGTCGAATTCCTGGCCGGCGAAGTCCGTAATCTGCTCGCCGATGCCGAAGCGACGCGCAGCTATTTCCTCACCGAGACGATGGGCCGCTCGGCCGGCTGGCTCGCCTACGGCGCCGCGATCGCCGGCGAAGCGAGCCTGGTGATCAGCGTCGAAGACGTGATCGGCAAATACCGCGACGAGGAAGAAACGACCGATGCGGAAACCGGCGAAAAGTCGGTCCGCGCCGTGATGAAGGTCGAAGAGGTCGTCAAGCGCATCGTCGCCACGATGCGCGTCCGGGAAGAGGCCGAGAACAAGGACTTCGGCGTCATCGTGCTTGCCGAAGGGCTTGCCGAATACCTGCCCAACAAGTACCTCGAAGGCATCGAGCGCGACGAACACGGCCACATCGCCATCTCGAAGGTGAATCTGGGCAAAATGTTCTCACGCCTCGTCATGGATGAGTTCAAACGCCAGACCGGGCGGAAGCGCAAAGTGACTGGGCTGCAGTTGGGCTACGAGACGCGCTGCGCTAAGCCGCACGCCTTCGACGTCATGTTGGGCAGCCAGCTCGGTGTCGGTGCCTACCGGGCCCTGGTCGAGCGCTCGCTCAACGGCGTGATGGTCTCGGTGTCGGGCCAATTGGAACTGCACTATGTGCCGTTCGACAAACTGGTCGATCCCGAGACCTTGGTTACGGTCGTGCGCTATGTGAACCCGCAGAGCGATTTTCACAAACTTGCAAGGTTCTTGGAAACCTTTGTGAACGATTGA
- the accC gene encoding acetyl-CoA carboxylase biotin carboxylase subunit yields MFKRILVANRGEIALRVMRACRELGIETVAIYSEADRGAAYLRMANESYCVGPAKASESYLKIDRVISAAEVGNVQAIHPGYGFLAENAHFAEVCKACNIVFIGPSHEAMRMLGDKNEARRLAREAEVPVVPGSEGLIETEAEAMRVAHEIGFPVLIKASAGGGGRGMRVAANDLALKSAVQQAQTEAQAAFGDASIYLEKYIEHPRHIEVQLVADHHGNVCHLWERDCTMQRRHQKLVEESPAINLPDATRRALCEAAVRLARVASYTNAGTCEFIVDRSGQFYFIEANARIQVEHPVTELVTGVDLIKTQIRVAAGEPLPFRQEDIQVRGAAIECRINAEDPARNFQPCAGRIENLIPPGGFGVRFDSHAHTGYTVSPYYDSMIGKLIVHQPTRGEAIDSMLRALYELKIEGIKTTVPRLQEILSHAAFVEGRVDTTFIERTWTH; encoded by the coding sequence ATGTTTAAGCGAATTCTGGTAGCCAACCGCGGCGAGATCGCCCTGCGTGTGATGCGGGCCTGTCGCGAACTGGGCATCGAGACCGTGGCCATCTACAGCGAGGCCGACCGCGGCGCCGCTTACCTGCGGATGGCGAACGAGTCCTATTGCGTCGGTCCGGCCAAGGCGTCTGAGAGCTACTTGAAAATCGACCGCGTGATCAGCGCGGCCGAAGTGGGCAACGTGCAGGCGATTCACCCGGGCTACGGCTTCCTGGCTGAGAACGCGCACTTCGCCGAAGTTTGTAAGGCCTGCAACATCGTCTTCATCGGCCCTTCGCACGAAGCGATGCGGATGCTGGGCGACAAGAACGAAGCTCGCCGCCTGGCGCGCGAGGCCGAAGTGCCGGTCGTACCCGGCAGTGAAGGTCTGATCGAAACCGAAGCCGAGGCGATGCGCGTGGCGCATGAAATCGGGTTCCCCGTGTTGATCAAGGCCTCGGCCGGCGGCGGTGGGCGCGGCATGCGCGTGGCCGCCAACGACTTGGCGCTCAAGTCGGCGGTGCAGCAGGCCCAAACCGAAGCCCAGGCCGCCTTCGGCGACGCGAGCATCTACCTCGAGAAATACATCGAGCATCCGCGCCACATCGAGGTGCAGCTCGTGGCCGATCATCATGGCAACGTCTGCCATCTCTGGGAGCGCGACTGCACGATGCAGCGCCGCCACCAAAAGCTCGTCGAAGAGAGCCCCGCGATCAATCTGCCCGACGCGACGCGCCGCGCCCTCTGCGAGGCGGCGGTCCGGCTGGCCAGGGTGGCCAGCTACACGAACGCCGGCACCTGCGAGTTCATCGTCGACCGCTCGGGCCAGTTCTATTTCATCGAGGCCAATGCCCGCATTCAGGTCGAGCACCCCGTGACCGAGTTGGTGACCGGCGTCGACCTGATCAAGACGCAGATTCGCGTCGCCGCCGGCGAGCCCTTGCCCTTCCGGCAAGAAGATATCCAGGTGCGCGGTGCCGCGATCGAGTGCCGCATCAACGCCGAAGACCCGGCGCGGAACTTTCAGCCGTGCGCAGGGCGGATCGAAAACCTGATTCCGCCTGGCGGTTTTGGCGTGCGTTTCGATTCGCATGCTCATACCGGCTACACGGTATCGCCGTATTACGATTCGATGATCGGCAAGTTGATTGTCCATCAGCCGACGCGCGGCGAAGCGATCGATTCGATGCTGCGTGCCTTGTACGAATTGAAGATCGAGGGGATTAAAACCACGGTCCCGCGGCTGCAAGAAATCCTCAGCCACGCCGCGTTTGTCGAGGGGCGTGTCGACACGACCTTCATCGAACGGACCTGGACGCACTGA
- a CDS encoding bifunctional riboflavin kinase/FAD synthetase, with translation MKLIRDFHNLPEQLRHGAVTIGNFDGVHLGHARIVSRLIAQARAVKGPAVVFTFDPHPVRLLRPSEAPPPLTWTDRKAQLLFELGVDAVIAYPTDEALLKLTAQEFFGRILRDRLAARAIVEGPNFFFGLDRGGTIDVLRGYCEQDGIVLEVVEPIVSGGAFVSSSRVRSLIVEGDVAAAAQMLTRPYRVRGMVRHGAGRGAKLGFPTANIEAIDTLLPKLGVYAGLAHAGGVPWPAAINLGPNPTFGEQAVKVEVHLIDWEGPLYGQPLEVDFLGRLRDIQRFSGVDELLAQLRRDVAAAREMAVDYLQSTGRAS, from the coding sequence GTGAAGCTGATCCGCGATTTCCACAATCTGCCCGAACAGCTGCGCCACGGAGCCGTGACAATCGGCAATTTCGACGGCGTCCACCTGGGCCATGCGCGGATCGTTTCGCGGCTGATTGCGCAGGCCAGGGCCGTGAAGGGCCCTGCCGTGGTGTTCACGTTCGACCCGCACCCGGTGCGTTTGTTGCGACCGAGCGAGGCCCCGCCTCCGTTGACCTGGACCGACCGCAAGGCCCAATTGCTCTTTGAGCTTGGCGTCGACGCGGTGATCGCGTATCCGACCGACGAGGCCTTGTTGAAGCTCACGGCCCAGGAGTTCTTTGGCCGTATCCTGCGCGATCGACTCGCGGCCCGGGCCATCGTCGAGGGGCCGAACTTTTTTTTCGGACTCGATCGCGGCGGCACGATCGACGTGCTCCGCGGCTACTGCGAACAAGATGGGATCGTGCTGGAGGTCGTCGAACCCATCGTCAGCGGCGGAGCATTTGTGTCGAGTTCGCGCGTCCGCAGCTTGATCGTCGAAGGGGATGTGGCCGCCGCCGCGCAAATGCTGACTCGTCCCTACCGCGTTCGCGGCATGGTGCGGCACGGGGCGGGGCGGGGGGCCAAGCTCGGATTCCCGACCGCCAATATCGAGGCCATCGACACGCTGTTGCCAAAATTGGGCGTCTACGCGGGCCTGGCACATGCCGGCGGAGTACCCTGGCCCGCGGCGATCAACCTCGGCCCAAACCCGACGTTTGGCGAGCAAGCCGTGAAAGTCGAGGTCCATCTGATCGATTGGGAAGGCCCGCTCTATGGGCAACCATTGGAGGTTGACTTCCTCGGGCGGCTGCGCGACATTCAGCGATTCTCGGGAGTGGACGAACTGCTCGCCCAGTTACGTCGCGACGTCGCCGCGGCCCGGGAAATGGCGGTCGACTACCTGCAGTCGACCGGCCGGGCGAGTTAA
- the larB gene encoding nickel pincer cofactor biosynthesis protein LarB — protein sequence MNPQRVHELARQLLDGHLDVEAFLGQASHWTMANVGAAHVDLDRQRRCGFPEVVYAEGKPVELIAQIFRAQLEHGHHVLATRVAVGPAQALAEIFPDGRYNAVGRTFTVDRRSPRDRDTHSDRGRVLIITAGSTDRPVAEEALETALWMDVEARLLQDLGVAGPQRLLAHLHELRDADAVVVVAGMEGALPSVVGGHVACPVVAVPTSVGYGASFGGLAALLGMLNSCASNVTVVNIDAGFKGAYIAGIIARNVAQARNMAHDRAAGGAIEP from the coding sequence ATGAACCCTCAGCGCGTGCACGAGCTCGCCCGACAGTTGCTCGACGGCCATCTGGACGTCGAGGCGTTTCTCGGCCAGGCGTCCCATTGGACGATGGCCAACGTCGGCGCAGCGCACGTCGATCTCGATCGACAACGCCGTTGCGGCTTTCCCGAGGTCGTCTATGCCGAGGGTAAGCCGGTCGAGCTGATTGCCCAGATCTTCAGGGCACAGTTGGAACACGGCCACCACGTGCTGGCGACCCGCGTTGCGGTCGGCCCAGCCCAGGCGCTCGCCGAGATATTCCCCGACGGGCGCTACAACGCCGTCGGCCGGACGTTTACGGTCGATCGACGCTCGCCGCGCGACCGAGATACCCACAGCGACCGCGGCCGCGTGCTGATCATCACGGCCGGGTCGACCGATCGCCCCGTGGCCGAAGAGGCCCTCGAAACGGCCCTCTGGATGGACGTCGAAGCGCGGCTGCTGCAAGACCTGGGAGTCGCCGGACCGCAGCGGCTGCTGGCCCATCTGCATGAGCTACGCGACGCGGATGCCGTGGTCGTCGTGGCCGGCATGGAAGGCGCGCTGCCGAGCGTCGTCGGCGGGCACGTCGCCTGTCCCGTCGTGGCCGTGCCGACGAGCGTGGGCTACGGCGCCAGCTTCGGTGGACTCGCGGCGCTCTTGGGCATGCTCAATAGCTGCGCGTCGAACGTGACCGTGGTCAACATCGACGCCGGATTCAAGGGGGCCTACATCGCCGGCATCATTGCCCGCAACGTGGCCCAGGCCCGCAACATGGCCCATGACCGCGCAGCAGGCGGCGCGATAGAGCCATGA
- the accB gene encoding acetyl-CoA carboxylase biotin carboxyl carrier protein, with protein MAGPAANAPDNFDVRKLRRLAELMREYELSEIDLRQAGVRICLRKQSGVVTTEVRPVAPAQAVAAPAAPAPAAPVDERNVAVIKSPMIGTFYTSSSPESPPFVKVGDHVGPETTICIIEAMKVFNEIPAEVSGKVVAVLVGNGEPVEFGHPLFKIDTRG; from the coding sequence ATGGCTGGTCCGGCTGCTAACGCCCCCGACAACTTCGACGTCCGCAAGCTCCGCCGCTTGGCGGAACTGATGCGCGAATACGAGCTGAGCGAGATCGATCTGCGGCAAGCCGGCGTGCGGATTTGCCTGCGAAAGCAATCGGGCGTGGTAACGACCGAAGTCCGGCCCGTTGCCCCGGCGCAAGCCGTGGCGGCCCCCGCGGCTCCGGCGCCAGCGGCACCGGTCGATGAGCGCAACGTGGCTGTCATCAAGAGCCCGATGATCGGCACCTTCTACACCTCGAGTTCGCCGGAATCGCCGCCGTTCGTCAAGGTCGGCGATCATGTCGGCCCGGAAACCACGATCTGCATCATCGAGGCGATGAAGGTGTTCAACGAGATTCCGGCCGAGGTGTCGGGCAAGGTCGTGGCCGTGCTGGTCGGCAATGGCGAGCCAGTCGAATTCGGCCATCCGTTGTTCAAGATTGATACCCGCGGTTAG
- a CDS encoding DHH family phosphoesterase, with protein sequence MSINWPRFVEIVQQNQRFLLTSHIRPDCDCLGSELGMAGVLEALGKQVRIVNGHKTPPNLQFIDPDKRIEALGVDVQADQLASGFDVLMVLDTSAWAQLGDMGQVVRATSARKIVLDHHVSEDDLGAEPFKNTSAEATGRLVVEAADQLGVKLSAAIAAPLFAAIATDTGWFRFGSTTGDTMRFGGRLIDAGAVPARIYHHLYEQHTLARLQLIGRILARTQTEQGGQLVHTAVLAEDFQATGALPSDTEDVVNMTLEVGGTQVAVILVEQQTGGFKISFRSRCAVDCSKLAEQFGGGGHKAAAGAFVKGSYDEASGRVLAAVRAAMAS encoded by the coding sequence ATGAGCATCAACTGGCCGCGGTTTGTCGAAATCGTTCAGCAGAATCAGCGGTTCCTGCTGACCAGCCACATTCGCCCCGATTGCGATTGTCTGGGCAGCGAGTTGGGCATGGCCGGCGTGCTCGAGGCGCTCGGCAAGCAGGTCCGCATCGTGAACGGCCACAAGACGCCGCCCAACCTGCAATTCATCGACCCCGACAAGCGGATCGAGGCACTGGGCGTCGACGTGCAAGCCGACCAGCTCGCCTCGGGTTTCGACGTGCTGATGGTGCTCGACACGAGCGCCTGGGCCCAATTGGGCGACATGGGCCAAGTGGTGCGCGCAACATCGGCGCGCAAGATCGTGCTCGACCACCACGTCAGCGAAGACGACCTGGGGGCCGAGCCGTTCAAGAACACCTCGGCCGAAGCGACCGGGAGACTCGTCGTCGAGGCGGCCGATCAGCTCGGCGTCAAACTTTCGGCCGCCATCGCCGCGCCCCTGTTTGCAGCCATTGCGACGGACACCGGCTGGTTCCGCTTCGGCTCGACGACCGGCGACACGATGCGCTTCGGCGGCCGGCTGATCGACGCCGGGGCCGTGCCCGCGCGCATCTACCACCATCTTTACGAACAGCACACGCTGGCCCGGCTGCAATTGATCGGGCGGATCCTGGCCCGGACGCAAACCGAGCAAGGCGGCCAGCTGGTGCACACGGCGGTGCTGGCCGAAGACTTCCAAGCGACGGGGGCGCTGCCCTCCGACACGGAAGACGTGGTCAACATGACGCTCGAAGTCGGGGGCACGCAAGTCGCCGTGATCCTGGTCGAGCAGCAAACCGGCGGTTTCAAAATCAGCTTTCGCAGCCGCTGTGCAGTCGATTGCAGCAAGCTGGCCGAGCAGTTCGGCGGCGGCGGCCACAAGGCGGCAGCCGGGGCCTTCGTTAAAGGCAGCTACGATGAAGCCAGCGGGCGCGTGCTGGCCGCGGTGCGGGCGGCAATGGCCTCCTGA
- a CDS encoding Xaa-Pro peptidase family protein, whose product MDRFAERRQKLRQSLAKEQLDGLLVTNFTNVSYLTGFTGDDSYLLVFRDGQIVLSDARYTTQLEEECPGLDLLIRTPGIDMLTAIEQSAAKAKVRRMAVEADSMTVGLRERIGAKLERVELRSSSGLVETLRQVKDKDEVEALRVAIRCAEKGFEVLRASIRGDQTERQVAHDLEHAIRGFGAKGCSFPPIVAVGARAALPHARPTEQRIDSAGFVLVDWGADCGYKSDLTRVLVTSKIPPKLERIYGVVLNAQLKAIAAIKPGVTCEEVDAVARGVIVKAGFGKQFGHGLGHGIGLDIHEGPRLTTGNRLKLQPGMVVTVEPGIYLPGWGGVRIEDDVLVTRTGHEVLTNVPKNFDEIVLT is encoded by the coding sequence ATGGATCGCTTCGCGGAACGCCGTCAAAAGCTGCGCCAGTCGTTGGCCAAGGAGCAACTCGACGGTCTCTTGGTCACCAACTTCACGAACGTCAGCTACCTGACCGGATTCACCGGCGACGACAGCTACCTGCTCGTGTTTCGCGACGGGCAGATCGTGCTCAGCGATGCCCGCTATACCACCCAGCTCGAAGAAGAGTGCCCGGGGCTCGATTTGCTCATTCGCACGCCCGGCATCGACATGCTCACGGCCATCGAGCAGTCGGCGGCCAAGGCCAAGGTCCGGCGAATGGCGGTCGAGGCCGATTCGATGACCGTGGGCCTTCGCGAGCGGATCGGGGCCAAGCTCGAGCGTGTCGAATTGCGCAGCTCGTCCGGTCTGGTGGAAACCTTGCGCCAGGTGAAGGACAAGGACGAGGTCGAAGCCTTGCGCGTCGCCATCCGCTGTGCGGAGAAGGGTTTCGAGGTTTTGCGGGCCAGCATCCGCGGCGACCAAACCGAACGGCAGGTCGCCCATGATCTTGAACACGCCATCCGGGGCTTTGGCGCCAAGGGTTGCAGCTTTCCGCCGATCGTCGCGGTCGGTGCGCGTGCTGCACTGCCTCATGCCCGTCCCACCGAGCAACGTATCGATTCGGCCGGCTTCGTGTTGGTCGATTGGGGTGCCGACTGCGGGTACAAGAGCGACTTGACCCGTGTTTTGGTCACCAGTAAAATCCCGCCCAAACTCGAACGCATATATGGAGTTGTGTTAAACGCTCAATTGAAGGCGATTGCCGCGATCAAGCCGGGAGTCACCTGTGAAGAGGTCGACGCCGTGGCGCGCGGAGTGATCGTCAAGGCGGGCTTCGGAAAGCAGTTTGGTCATGGTTTAGGCCACGGCATTGGCCTGGATATCCACGAAGGACCCAGGCTGACCACCGGCAACCGGCTCAAGCTGCAGCCGGGCATGGTCGTGACGGTCGAGCCGGGAATTTACCTGCCGGGTTGGGGTGGGGTGCGGATCGAGGACGACGTTTTGGTGACCCGTACGGGTCACGAAGTGCTCACTAACGTGCCCAAAAACTTTGACGAAATCGTCCTGACCTGA
- a CDS encoding FCD domain-containing protein: MKSPHRSALPSPAPVRRASLTILILDQLRDYVVAHGLTVGDRLPAERELAARLGVSRPTLRVALNQLSERGALRRVQGGGTYLEQGFLTAMVQSQVAAEGTSVPLSQIIETRVCLEPLLARLAARRASVEEVAALEEDVERAGQALDDVDAWRQHDLRFHARLAQLSGNAILANALDSVVSHLPSVWVRFQDGINVSTAHADHQEIVAALRRRDGVAAARQMKNHLRMFERSVAAKSRDKITIGA; this comes from the coding sequence TTGAAGTCTCCGCATCGCTCTGCATTACCTAGCCCTGCGCCGGTGCGCAGGGCCAGCCTGACCATTCTGATTCTCGATCAATTGCGCGACTATGTCGTGGCTCACGGGCTGACCGTTGGCGATCGCCTGCCGGCCGAGCGCGAATTGGCCGCGCGGCTCGGAGTGAGCCGCCCCACGTTGCGCGTCGCGCTGAATCAGCTTTCCGAGCGCGGCGCCTTGCGACGCGTGCAAGGTGGCGGCACCTATCTCGAACAAGGCTTTCTCACCGCCATGGTGCAAAGCCAGGTGGCCGCCGAAGGCACGAGCGTGCCCCTGTCGCAAATCATCGAAACGCGCGTGTGCCTTGAGCCCTTGTTGGCCCGGCTGGCCGCGCGACGCGCGTCGGTCGAAGAGGTCGCCGCCTTGGAAGAAGACGTCGAGCGGGCCGGACAGGCCCTCGATGATGTCGACGCCTGGCGGCAGCACGATCTCCGCTTCCATGCCAGGCTTGCCCAGCTCTCGGGCAACGCCATCCTGGCCAACGCACTCGATTCGGTCGTATCGCACCTGCCGAGCGTCTGGGTGCGCTTCCAGGACGGCATCAACGTGTCGACGGCTCATGCCGACCATCAAGAGATCGTGGCGGCCCTGCGCCGCCGCGACGGTGTCGCAGCGGCCCGGCAGATGAAGAACCATCTGCGCATGTTCGAGCGCAGCGTCGCGGCGAAATCGCGCGACAAGATCACGATCGGCGCCTAG
- a CDS encoding NAD(P)H-hydrate dehydratase, protein MNHAGADDASLLPRLPERHSDSHKGDYGRLLVVGGSTGMAGAVALAGMAALRAGAGLVRLAVPAACQATAAGFEPALMTVGLAHDDAGRIAATARQALAAQLDWATVVACGPGLGSSPDLVTLVQWIYAEARCPVVVDADGLNALAAGAAPLDRHAAPRVLTPHPGEFARLAGQTQAPAAAERRDACQQLALRAGAVVVLKGHGTVVSDGARADIVRTGNPGMATGGTGDVLTGVIAALLAQGLPPFEA, encoded by the coding sequence ATGAACCACGCAGGCGCCGACGACGCGTCGCTGCTGCCACGTCTTCCCGAGCGGCACTCGGATTCGCACAAGGGCGACTACGGTCGCTTGCTCGTCGTGGGCGGGTCGACCGGAATGGCCGGGGCCGTGGCCCTGGCGGGCATGGCCGCGCTGCGCGCCGGCGCGGGCCTGGTGCGGCTCGCGGTTCCGGCCGCCTGCCAGGCGACTGCCGCCGGCTTCGAGCCGGCACTGATGACCGTCGGTCTCGCGCACGACGACGCGGGACGAATCGCCGCGACGGCGCGGCAAGCGCTCGCCGCGCAGCTCGACTGGGCCACGGTGGTGGCATGCGGTCCAGGGCTGGGCAGCTCGCCGGACCTCGTCACGCTGGTTCAGTGGATCTACGCCGAGGCGCGGTGCCCGGTGGTCGTCGACGCCGATGGATTGAATGCCCTCGCGGCAGGCGCCGCGCCGCTCGACCGGCACGCGGCCCCGCGCGTGCTGACACCCCATCCCGGCGAGTTCGCACGTCTCGCAGGCCAAACCCAGGCACCAGCCGCCGCCGAGCGCCGCGACGCTTGCCAGCAGCTTGCCTTGCGCGCCGGCGCGGTCGTCGTGCTCAAGGGACATGGCACCGTGGTCAGCGACGGCGCTCGTGCAGATATCGTTCGTACTGGCAACCCGGGGATGGCAACGGGCGGGACGGGCGATGTGCTGACCGGAGTGATCGCCGCGCTGCTGGCGCAAGGGTTGCCGCCGTTCGAGGCGTAG
- a CDS encoding TlpA family protein disulfide reductase — protein MNCANRCVRGELSPIRALGAVAVLIGVPCLAPLRAAEPVAADLVRAVIDQEAAIDRVASLHLRLEATTVLTPAGLEEFFWPPEEPQFPQMRTQRRLGVRSKRSKEFAYDRARIMCREQAEFSRQESVWDGQRFVGHVQQFDRATDKLRFEQFQLARTRGKSFEYLWLDVGCFRTGAHPFWWYPDEPRWTTEVQRDLAGLPEDYELVGRERLAGRDCWVVLNRWRGKQLHIGIDDGRLHACTVFVRPRGVDLQPDHYRAASNGAAADGQAWAQWVKSLDEHERFEASRRLAIASFDQWTPMFRFSMDDYREVAPGFWFPFANVAESYLYDRRQEPPLVGRVTTTKIVELAVNQPLDDARFALEPVEGAEVYDATGDLPLRYKFKRSYSPEEWAAIVAEHQARDAQWKRIAAAQHELVGQAAPALPQSHWLNGPPRDWDALRGKVVLLEFWGTFCGPCRNDFGLLNQLHAGATDGLYAVVAVHTADDDVEMISSFLTKEKLAYPVCVDAPAAKDSGGTFGELSAALRVHGVPHTVVVDRDGRIAATGMLHEVLPKFHELVGKQ, from the coding sequence ATGAATTGCGCGAATCGTTGCGTGCGCGGCGAGTTGAGCCCTATTCGAGCGCTGGGGGCAGTCGCGGTCTTGATCGGGGTACCGTGTCTTGCGCCGCTGCGCGCCGCGGAGCCGGTAGCGGCCGACCTCGTGCGCGCGGTGATCGATCAGGAAGCGGCCATCGATCGGGTTGCGAGCCTGCACTTGCGGCTCGAAGCGACGACCGTGCTCACGCCGGCCGGGCTGGAGGAGTTTTTTTGGCCGCCCGAGGAACCCCAGTTTCCGCAGATGCGTACGCAGCGGCGCCTCGGCGTGCGCTCAAAGCGGTCCAAGGAGTTTGCCTACGATCGCGCGCGGATCATGTGTCGGGAACAAGCGGAATTCTCCCGGCAAGAATCCGTGTGGGACGGTCAACGCTTCGTCGGGCACGTGCAGCAATTCGATCGCGCGACCGACAAGCTGAGATTCGAACAATTCCAGTTGGCCCGCACGCGGGGCAAGTCGTTCGAATATCTCTGGCTCGACGTGGGCTGCTTTCGCACGGGCGCGCATCCGTTCTGGTGGTACCCCGACGAGCCACGCTGGACGACGGAAGTTCAGCGAGACTTGGCGGGGCTTCCGGAAGATTACGAGCTCGTGGGCCGCGAGCGGCTTGCCGGGCGCGACTGCTGGGTCGTGCTCAATCGTTGGCGAGGCAAGCAACTCCATATCGGCATCGACGACGGTCGCCTCCATGCCTGCACCGTTTTCGTCCGGCCGCGCGGAGTCGATCTGCAGCCTGACCACTATCGCGCTGCCAGCAACGGAGCAGCGGCCGATGGCCAAGCTTGGGCGCAATGGGTGAAATCGCTCGACGAGCACGAGCGATTTGAAGCTTCTCGGCGCTTGGCAATCGCGAGCTTCGATCAATGGACGCCCATGTTCCGATTCTCCATGGACGATTATCGCGAGGTGGCGCCCGGGTTCTGGTTTCCCTTTGCGAACGTAGCGGAGAGCTACCTTTACGATCGACGCCAAGAGCCACCGTTGGTCGGACGCGTAACGACCACGAAGATCGTCGAGTTGGCGGTCAACCAGCCACTGGACGACGCCCGCTTTGCGCTCGAGCCGGTCGAGGGGGCCGAGGTCTACGATGCCACCGGCGATTTGCCCCTGCGCTACAAATTCAAGCGCAGCTACTCGCCCGAGGAGTGGGCCGCGATCGTCGCCGAGCATCAGGCGCGCGATGCCCAGTGGAAGCGGATTGCTGCGGCCCAGCATGAACTGGTCGGTCAGGCCGCACCGGCATTGCCGCAATCGCACTGGCTCAATGGCCCGCCGCGCGACTGGGACGCACTACGCGGCAAGGTGGTGCTGCTGGAGTTTTGGGGCACGTTTTGCGGGCCGTGCCGCAATGATTTTGGTCTGTTGAATCAGCTCCACGCTGGGGCCACCGACGGCCTTTATGCCGTCGTCGCAGTTCACACCGCGGACGACGATGTCGAGATGATTTCCAGTTTCCTGACGAAAGAGAAGCTCGCGTATCCCGTGTGCGTCGATGCGCCGGCAGCGAAGGATTCAGGCGGCACATTCGGCGAGTTGTCTGCGGCGCTACGGGTACACGGCGTGCCGCATACCGTGGTCGTCGACCGTGACGGGCGGATCGCAGCCACCGGCATGCTGCACGAAGTGCTGCCCAAGTTTCACGAGCTGGTCGGCAAACAATAG